Genomic segment of Cyprinus carpio isolate SPL01 chromosome A13, ASM1834038v1, whole genome shotgun sequence:
TGAATGTTACTGTTTTTCACATGAATGGACAATGggatatgtgcatgtgtgtgtgtgtataaagtcaGCATATGGCTGATCTAGAACAGACACATCCTGGGGTCAGAGGGTGTGcgtgatgggggaaaaaaagcattagCACAGAAGCTTCCTCTCTAACGTTGAGTTGGCAGCCGTATGTTAGCAGGTAATTACAGTAAAAGAGTGTACAGCTACTCGCAGCATGGTCACGGACATCGGCTTAACGGCCACAGCAGAAGTAAATGACAGTAATTACCTCTCAACcatgttagagagagagagagagagagagagagagggagaaaagaagTCCATTAGGGTAATGTGCAGTAAAATTTCTCTTAGAGAGCCATGACTCATTAAGTGGTATCCATTTGTCTCGCTTTTTAAACTCAGgaaatatgaaaatcatttataattgaGAATATCCAGGCACGCCTCGAGCTGGTTTGTGCATGTTAACTGGCATGGTCAGAGCTCCCACATTTAAAACAGAGCGAAGGCTTCATTAGAAACTCACATTGATTCATGAATGATTGGTGTCTGTCCGCTGTATTTTCCTCCGCATCATCCTGTGGCTGCCAGCTTATTTCATATCAAACCAATTGAAGTAATGCGCTAAGGACTAGATTTAAGGATTAGATTCCTTAATGAATCATATTAATTTGATCTCTTTTGATTTGTTCTAAATGGATTCTTACACTAAAagatacttttattaatcagtattttacagtaaaaatatcttaacatccttaaaacaagataaagttAGTCAAGAAACAAAAGTAATATGATAAgactgttttcagagaatatacaTTGAAGTAACCCcacttgttttaagcataaacctcactaTAAAATAGCAGAGTTGTGCATACAGCAAGAAGCTCTGtgaggtaaaagaaaaaaaatattcaagttaTATTCTCTGAAAAGAAGTCTTATTTTATACAGTTATCTAACAtaagtttatattgttttaagtatgcttatttttactggaaaatatgTTTACAAAAACTGATTAATGAAAGGTCTTGGAAGTAGACTTGTGTTACTTTGCTGTGTGAATATGTATGCAAGCGTGTCTATTTCTAGCCGTGTTTATTTCTagccagcctctctctctctctctctctctctctctctctctctctctctctctctctctctctctttatcagtGTGATGAATGTCCATCATTGACAGTAGTGGCAAATGATAAATGCCTTCATTATCTTCAGTGGAACTCTGGCTTTGGCAGTCAATTCACTAGTCTTAAGAGAAATCTCTGTCTCTGCAGTCTGCTCAGGCAGGCCTGAGGCAAATCATATTCAGATTCTGATTCAAAAGCAATATTGGCATTATAATCAAAGTTTTAAATTGCCAATGCATTAGTAAACAGTGCACACCTTTGAACAAAACACATATCAACAGAAGCATGCATAGGGCTTTGTAGCTATTGGATTTCCACTTTGTTCAGCTTGTTTGTAGCATGAGATTATGATGTGTAGTTTTGTTTCTACTTCGTTTTGTAGCAAATTCACAAGTGTAGCACATTACCATGCAGTATTTTAGCATAAAGCACGCCTCCTTTCTATGTTAATTGGGcttattatacataataattataccACAAGCTAGCACTCAGAACCGATTCGCAAGATCGAGAATTTTCAAGTATTTTCAAGTATTTGGGTGTGTTTGTACCATTACTGAATTtgcataaatatgttaatattatttaatatgataagttaatattagttaatatgaGCTAAAACAACTCAAACcatgcatgcaaataaacaatgGAATTCATTCTTTGTAAATTCCCCCTTCTGTGTGCAGTTAGTTGTGTTGCCAGGTCTGTCTTTGTCTACCTGTCTGTCTTTATGACAAGCCAATGTTTGCAAATCTCTTTCTATGTACTCTACTCGCCAGGCCTGAGGCAAATTTTCTGCACTCAACTACTTTGACTGACCTCCACTCTGGAGAGTGACAGCCTTATCAACTCCAAGACAGTTTTGTTGAGTGATTGGACAGACAAAACTATCCTGGCAGAAAGAGTGTCAGAGAAAAAGAGCAAGACAGAGGCAGCGTTCAGTCATTTAGTAGTATTTCTTTCTTATAGGACAGTTACAGTATGTTGATGTTCATCTTTCTATATTTTGGCCTGTCTATCCCCCCGTTAAATTATTCTTTGTGTTAGCAGTACTCATCATATCCTTTAATTACCCAGAGTTCCCCCTCCATGTCTATTCTGTCTTACGCATACATGCAAACGCAAACCACATTTTCTGTCTCACAGGTTTAAGCCCCTCGTTCCTGTCTGTCTCAGTCTGTTGTCACTGTCTTTCTCAGTTAGTGTCATCTGCAGTGccacagatacacacactcaAAATCCACATGCATAATTGCCCCTTGAAGGGAAAACCTTTTAGTCGTGGCTGTCAGAGTTTGACCCTGCAGCTTGCCTTGGGCAGCTGACTCCTGACATCTTGTAATGAGTGTGTCTGTTTGTGAGAGGATGTATgagtcaaaaatacagaaagccAATGTGTTAGGATGAGTTAGAGAACAAAACTCATAGAAATACCCAATAAATCCCCctttaagcattatttttatttttgttattttatagttacactatttctatatttattattatcatatatatttattttaaatatttaattgcattatacatgtttaatatagatttttatattttattattgtaattttattatacaatattgtTTCTGTATTCTGAAAGAAATGGTTGTCTGAGAGCTtgatatgattttaatatttcatgatataaacCACTTTTTTCTTCACACTTGGGTTGTTATATTTAATGCCAATTCTATATTTCCCTAAACCCTAATCTTACATAGATCTGACACttcataaaatacacacacacacacacacacacacacacacacacttcacacactgtCATCAGGCTCTCTAAGTCCTAGAGAAGGACAGCCATACTCTTTTAATAATGTCTTAGTCCAGGGAGTGTGTTTGGATTAGAATTTGTATGCCTTGACATAGACATTGAGAAGTATTAATCTCTAGTTTATGTTGTTCACTTTGGGGTTTGTTCATGTTACAGGTCTGCGATTGGTGCAAACACATCCGCCACACTAAGGAATACCTGGATTTTGGAGCGGGTGAAAGACGGCTCCAGTTCTGCAGTGCAAAGTGTCTGAACCAGTATAAGATGGACATATTCTATAAAGAGACTCAGGCAGCACTGCCAGGGGGTTTATGTAACCCTCCTCTCTCAACAAGTGATACGAAATCAGAGAGCACAGCGGGTGTACAGCTCCTTACACCTGAGTCCTGGAGCGCGCCTATAAATGAGCTCCGCAATCGCAAGGCACCTTCACCAGGGGGTGCCACCACTGTGGCCGGACCTTCTGGATCCAACTCGGTGTCACCATCTGAAACTGGAAATGTGtgttcctcctcatcctcctcgtcctcctcatcatcatctacGAAAATCCCCACACCGCGGCCACATGAAAGCCCTGCATTACCGCCACCTCCTCCACCACATATAGCAGGTTTACATCCAGCTCTGGGTGTGCCACCTGGCAGCCCACCGATGGTAATGACGCCCCGTGGCCCAgttcctctccctctctttatGGAGCACCAGATGATGCAGCAGATTCGCCCTCCGTTCCTACGTCCCCCAGGCCCCAATAGCCCTCATTCCAATCCCATGATTCCTGGCATTGGGCCACCACCTCCTCGGACTTTGGGTCCTCCATCAAGCCCTATGCACCGCCCACTCCTTTCCCCCCACATACACCCATCCTCCACCTCAACCCTTCCTGTGAACCCTCCGGGTATGATGCCCCATCATCCAGGTGGCCACATGCCAGCCTTGCCTTTCCCCCCAGTTAACATGATGCCAGCTGGACCCATCCCAGTTCCGCCCTTTATGAATATTGGCATACCTTCTCTGGCCCCCTTAGTGCCACCACCAACATTATTAGTGCCCTATCCAGTGATTGTGCCATTACCAGTCCCCATACCCATTCCGGTGCCCATACCATTCAGTCCGCAGGCTTCTGGTGACCGACCAGGAAATGACGGAACGCTTCCGAATGCTGTGAGCGGGCGGTGTGATTCAAAAGCACCACCACCATTTTCTCAAAGCACCTACAGAGGGGAGGGGAGGGACTTTCAACAAGCCCCTCCCACCTCAGATACACTTTCTCCAGGATTTTCCAAACAGACAGAGCAGGGCAAGCTCATAGTTAAAATGGAAAACTCTGGTAATGGAAACTCTGGACACTCCCACAAAGACACACCAGCAGATGGAGTCATTGATTTAACAACCAGTCGTCGCTCCCGGCAACAGCTAGTTATCCAGAGGGCTGTAACCTGTGTGCAGGTAAAAGCAGAGCCCGGGTTAAGCCCTCCACCTGCAGTTTTGGGTGAAACTGAGGTAGATGGGTCGGCCAGTACTAGCACAGGTATAATAGAAGATAACCACAGAGAGAGTAATGCTGAAAGCCCATTGGCTAGTGTGGCTCTGCCTTGTGCCGACCCATCCTACTGCAGTGGCACGCCGCCACTTTCTCAGCCAATCTCATGCAGCACCTCCACTGTTCCTACCAACACCTTCACAGCTAAAACTGAGCCTGGCTCTGCTACACCCTGCAATGTGATTGTTAATGGGAGCTGTAATGTGCCTCCAGCAGAGAGTTTGATCAGAACACCTCCGTTAGAGCAGCGCCCTCTAGTGGACCCCTGCCGCAGGACTGCCGCTGTGTGTGATGAGCCTGCGGGGGCTGATTTAGAAGGAGAGGACCTGAAAGAGAACAGCTGCTTGGCAACAGAAAGAGACTCAGCAGGTAAGAAAATCTCAAATGACCAGTCTGCCATTACCGCAATAACAGGGGAGGACAAACCTCAGAACCCTGAAGATGACCCATCTGGTGAGGACCATGCCTATGCTCTTCCCCTAATGCCCAAACCTGGCTGTGTCATTCAGCCCGTGCCCAAACCTGCTGACAAAACCGCTGCCATTTTGCCCTGTGGCTTGACAGCCCCATTAACAGGAACCGTTCCAATGGAAATCGAGCCTCCGCTGAAGAGAAGGTGTCTGCGTATTCGCAATCAGAACAAGTGAAATAGAGGACAGGTGAGAATCAGATTTTGTCCACTTCCTTGGTAGTCTTAAGATTTACTGTATGTCTGCCTTCATTCTTAAGATTGCTTTAAGCACAATAATTCTATAAATTTTCCTGTGCTTGGTTGcagatttctaaaattattttcatttacacacCCCCGGGTTGCaccaaacctgtacgactttctttcttctgtgaaaaacaaaaagagaatttTGAGAAGTGTACTTTGTTTCTCCTTTCTGTGTTGATCTACAGCTTTCTAACTTCAAAAGGAAGCAAAAGCACcgtaaaagtatcataaaagttcATATAGGGCAATATAACTCACtaatacatctatctatctatctatctatctatatatatatatatatatatatatatatatatatatatatatatatatatatatatatatactaccattaaaattaaaattcttcttTAGAATCCTTtatgattattcagaaatcattctaacatgctgaggtGCTCCAGAAACTTtctattattagcaatgttgaaaacagttgtgctgcttaataatttttttggaaaccctgatacattttttcaggataatttgatgaatagaaagttcagaataacaacatttatttgaaatataaatcttttgtactATTATAAATGACAgatataattttgtcattgttttgtcaTGAGGACAGCCCCAGTCCTCACTGATTTGCcagaatattctttaaaaattctccttttgtttattccacatactgtataaaggtttggaatgacataaggggaAATTTGATTTTAGGGTGACCTATACCTTCAACACTCTTAAATTTATCCCTGATTTGATCTCAtgatgaatcattcaaactgatcaAAAAAGACCAACAAGGCTGTATGCAATAATTTACTCACTTCtccttctttcttttattttccctaCCTCTCTCAAATAGAAACATCTCACCAGAGGGATAGAGAGGACTGCACTGCAGCAGAGACCATCAGCTGTCCACAGACTTAATCCACAATCCAGCCAATCAAGATGTCAGCCTTGCTTGCTCCACTTTTCCAAACCCGCACATACACGTTGTGACATAATATGCACACATATTATCCAGATTGGGCAGCAGTCTGCTCCGTCTCCACTCCTTTCGGCTAAACAAAGACTGACACAAAGTGTTCATCTGGGAAGTAGATCGGACGTGATGTTTGACCTTCAACTGCGATGTCTTCAGGCATAGTCTGTTCTCAGTCTACTTGTTGATGAAAGGGATATTTCTCATCATTGTTAAGAGGACTTTCCCCCGGCTGGTTGGAGGTGGCATTGCAGTGCGGCAttacagtgtacacacacagattTCTGAGAAGGTGGAGCTTAAGCCAAACACAATAGGTCTGCCAGGCTGCCAATCAGACATGCCCATGAATGACTATAATTTGGAACAGGGCCAGTCAAATCCTGCCACAGATGGATGGACCAGTTTTCTGCTTTGTGTGTGCATTCAAAGAGGCTCAGTTTAATCTCTCTGTACATTTGGAGTCTGATGCTTCTGATTCAATAGCTTCAGTAAGAAAGACTAATACAGATGCAGAGCCGCTCTAAAAGATGGACAGAAAACTGTCTCCTCTCAAATCCTTATTTCGCTCTCTCCCCCTCACTTCCTCTGACTATGTGTATGAGTATCTGCAACACAAGCAAAACACTCTGTACTCTTTCTTAACCTCTTTCCTTACTCTCCTTTCTGAGGGAGAGTAGTTCCGGAACGGGACACCAAAAAATACAGGAAGAGAGAAATGTACACACCCTGGAGGGAGTACAAAACCAGAAGGATGGAGTGAACTTTCATTTCATCCCTGGGAAGAAGCTGGAAACTCATCCATCCTTGGATAAGAAAACTAGAAGATAAGTAGTCGGCACTACTGGAGAACAGTGTTTGTGGATTGTTTGCTGGTTTATTGTGCAATGAAAATTCATTTACTCACTTATTTGATTGAGATTTACAGGGTACAGACCTCACCAAGCATTTTGGCAAACTGTTAAAATGGCTGCTAGCTTTGTGACCAATGGCTTGGAGACTGTCCCACCCAGTCTGTTCAATCACAAGCACTCACGACTCAGCAAAGAGTTGGTCTAACACTGCTGGGGGGGTATGTACACACTGTCCTGATGTATCAGTTGGCTTAGATGGAAATCAGTGTCCACAGGGGCATTTGGGTTGGATTTCTCATTATTTATATCAGTTTCCATCTTATTGCGGTGCTCTTATTTAAGAAAAATCCCTCCTGGGTTTCCTATCAAGAGTACAATCATAACCAGTGGAGCGGTCAGTAAGCGTCTCGGGCAGCTGTGAGCTGTCAATTGTGCATTCTTGaggttcattt
This window contains:
- the sobpa gene encoding sine oculis-binding protein homolog A isoform X6 encodes the protein MAEMEKEGRPPENKRSRKPAHPVKREINAEMKVPSSRPLPGVGQAGSLHGNSPYLMSFAENTMNELLGWYGYDKVELRDSDDIEIRNYPDGEMRQHISVLKENSLPKSSTVENSSGSPPHANSSGSTPTSRNGVAAEASVNPSSSKEHGGLPIIVPLIPPPLIKAPAEEDTSNVQIMCAWCQKVGVKRYSLSMGSELKSFCSEKCFAACRRAYFKRNKVCDWCKHIRHTKEYLDFGAGERRLQFCSAKCLNQYKMDIFYKETQAALPGGLCNPPLSTSDTKSESTAGVQLLTPESWSAPINELRNRKAPSPGGATTVAGPSGSNSVSPSETGNVCSSSSSSSSSSSSTKIPTPRPHESPALPPPPPPHIAGLHPALGVPPGSPPMVMTPRGPVPLPLFMEHQMMQQIRPPFLRPPGPNSPHSNPMIPGIGPPPPRTLGPPSSPMHRPLLSPHIHPSSTSTLPVNPPGMMPHHPGGHMPALPFPPVNMMPAGPIPVPPFMNIGIPSLAPLVPPPTLLVPYPVIVPLPVPIPIPVPIPFSPQASGDRPGNDGTLPNAVSGRCDSKAPPPFSQSTYRGEGRDFQQAPPTSDTLSPGFSKQTEQGKLIVKMENSGNGNSGHSHKDTPADGVIDLTTSRRSRQQLVIQRAVTCVQVKAEPGLSPPPAVLGETEVDGSASTSTGIIEDNHRESNAESPLASVALPCADPSYCSGTPPLSQPISCSTSTVPTNTFTAKTEPGSATPCNVIVNGSCNVPPAESLIRTPPLEQRPLVDPCRRTAAVCDEPAGADLEGEDLKENSCLATERDSAGKKISNDQSAITAITGEDKPQNPEDDPSGEDHAYALPLMPKPGCVIQPVPKPADKTAAILPCGLTAPLTGTVPMEIEPPLKRRCLRIRNQNK
- the sobpa gene encoding sine oculis-binding protein homolog A isoform X5 encodes the protein MAEMEKEGRPPENKRSRKPAHPVKREINAEMKSFAENTMNELLGWYGYDKVELRDSDDIEIRNYPDGEMRQHISVLKENSLPKSSTVENSSGSPPHANSSGSTPTSRNGVAAEASVNPSSSKEHGGLPIIVPLIPPPLIKAPAEEDTSNVQIMCAWCQKVGVKRYSLSMGSELKSFCSEKCFAACRRAYFKRNKAREEEGVPHHSLSKDTPRLVLKTNSDVLVCDWCKHIRHTKEYLDFGAGERRLQFCSAKCLNQYKMDIFYKETQAALPGGLCNPPLSTSDTKSESTAGVQLLTPESWSAPINELRNRKAPSPGGATTVAGPSGSNSVSPSETGNVCSSSSSSSSSSSSTKIPTPRPHESPALPPPPPPHIAGLHPALGVPPGSPPMVMTPRGPVPLPLFMEHQMMQQIRPPFLRPPGPNSPHSNPMIPGIGPPPPRTLGPPSSPMHRPLLSPHIHPSSTSTLPVNPPGMMPHHPGGHMPALPFPPVNMMPAGPIPVPPFMNIGIPSLAPLVPPPTLLVPYPVIVPLPVPIPIPVPIPFSPQASGDRPGNDGTLPNAVSGRCDSKAPPPFSQSTYRGEGRDFQQAPPTSDTLSPGFSKQTEQGKLIVKMENSGNGNSGHSHKDTPADGVIDLTTSRRSRQQLVIQRAVTCVQVKAEPGLSPPPAVLGETEVDGSASTSTGIIEDNHRESNAESPLASVALPCADPSYCSGTPPLSQPISCSTSTVPTNTFTAKTEPGSATPCNVIVNGSCNVPPAESLIRTPPLEQRPLVDPCRRTAAVCDEPAGADLEGEDLKENSCLATERDSAGKKISNDQSAITAITGEDKPQNPEDDPSGEDHAYALPLMPKPGCVIQPVPKPADKTAAILPCGLTAPLTGTVPMEIEPPLKRRCLRIRNQNK
- the sobpa gene encoding sine oculis-binding protein homolog A isoform X4 yields the protein MAEMEKEGRPPENKRSRKPAHPVKREINAEMKVPSSRPLPGVGQAGSLHGNSPYLMSFAENTMNELLGWYGYDKVELRDSDDIEIRNYPDGEMRQHISVLKENSLPKSSTVENSSGSPPHANSSGSTPTSRNGVAAEASVNPSSSKEHGGLPIIVPLIPPPLIKAPAEEDTSNVQIMCAWCQKVGVKRYSLSMGSELKSFCSEKCFAACRRAYFKRNKLGYVRNCSVCDWCKHIRHTKEYLDFGAGERRLQFCSAKCLNQYKMDIFYKETQAALPGGLCNPPLSTSDTKSESTAGVQLLTPESWSAPINELRNRKAPSPGGATTVAGPSGSNSVSPSETGNVCSSSSSSSSSSSSTKIPTPRPHESPALPPPPPPHIAGLHPALGVPPGSPPMVMTPRGPVPLPLFMEHQMMQQIRPPFLRPPGPNSPHSNPMIPGIGPPPPRTLGPPSSPMHRPLLSPHIHPSSTSTLPVNPPGMMPHHPGGHMPALPFPPVNMMPAGPIPVPPFMNIGIPSLAPLVPPPTLLVPYPVIVPLPVPIPIPVPIPFSPQASGDRPGNDGTLPNAVSGRCDSKAPPPFSQSTYRGEGRDFQQAPPTSDTLSPGFSKQTEQGKLIVKMENSGNGNSGHSHKDTPADGVIDLTTSRRSRQQLVIQRAVTCVQVKAEPGLSPPPAVLGETEVDGSASTSTGIIEDNHRESNAESPLASVALPCADPSYCSGTPPLSQPISCSTSTVPTNTFTAKTEPGSATPCNVIVNGSCNVPPAESLIRTPPLEQRPLVDPCRRTAAVCDEPAGADLEGEDLKENSCLATERDSAGKKISNDQSAITAITGEDKPQNPEDDPSGEDHAYALPLMPKPGCVIQPVPKPADKTAAILPCGLTAPLTGTVPMEIEPPLKRRCLRIRNQNK
- the sobpa gene encoding sine oculis-binding protein homolog A isoform X1; amino-acid sequence: MAEMEKEGRPPENKRSRKPAHPVKREINAEMKVPSSRPLPGVGQAGSLHGNSPYLMSFAENTMNELLGWYGYDKVELRDSDDIEIRNYPDGEMRQHISVLKENSLPKSSTVENSSGSPPHANSSGSTPTSRNGVAAEASVNPSSSKEHGGLPIIVPLIPPPLIKAPAEEDTSNVQIMCAWCQKVGVKRYSLSMGSELKSFCSEKCFAACRRAYFKRNKLGYVRNCSAREEEGVPHHSLSKDTPRLVLKTNSDVLVCDWCKHIRHTKEYLDFGAGERRLQFCSAKCLNQYKMDIFYKETQAALPGGLCNPPLSTSDTKSESTAGVQLLTPESWSAPINELRNRKAPSPGGATTVAGPSGSNSVSPSETGNVCSSSSSSSSSSSSTKIPTPRPHESPALPPPPPPHIAGLHPALGVPPGSPPMVMTPRGPVPLPLFMEHQMMQQIRPPFLRPPGPNSPHSNPMIPGIGPPPPRTLGPPSSPMHRPLLSPHIHPSSTSTLPVNPPGMMPHHPGGHMPALPFPPVNMMPAGPIPVPPFMNIGIPSLAPLVPPPTLLVPYPVIVPLPVPIPIPVPIPFSPQASGDRPGNDGTLPNAVSGRCDSKAPPPFSQSTYRGEGRDFQQAPPTSDTLSPGFSKQTEQGKLIVKMENSGNGNSGHSHKDTPADGVIDLTTSRRSRQQLVIQRAVTCVQVKAEPGLSPPPAVLGETEVDGSASTSTGIIEDNHRESNAESPLASVALPCADPSYCSGTPPLSQPISCSTSTVPTNTFTAKTEPGSATPCNVIVNGSCNVPPAESLIRTPPLEQRPLVDPCRRTAAVCDEPAGADLEGEDLKENSCLATERDSAGKKISNDQSAITAITGEDKPQNPEDDPSGEDHAYALPLMPKPGCVIQPVPKPADKTAAILPCGLTAPLTGTVPMEIEPPLKRRCLRIRNQNK
- the sobpa gene encoding sine oculis-binding protein homolog A isoform X2, with the protein product MAEMEKEGRPPENKRSRKPAHPVKREINAEMKVPSSRPLPGVGQAGSLHGNSPYLMSFAENTMNELLGWYGYDKVELRDSDDIEIRNYPDGEMRQHISVLKENSLPKSSTVENSSGSPPHANSSGSTPTSRNGVAAEASVNPSSSKEHGGLPIIVPLIPPPLIKAPAEEDTSNVQIMCAWCQKVGVKRYSLSMGSELKSFCSEKCFAACRRAYFKRNKAREEEGVPHHSLSKDTPRLVLKTNSDVLVCDWCKHIRHTKEYLDFGAGERRLQFCSAKCLNQYKMDIFYKETQAALPGGLCNPPLSTSDTKSESTAGVQLLTPESWSAPINELRNRKAPSPGGATTVAGPSGSNSVSPSETGNVCSSSSSSSSSSSSTKIPTPRPHESPALPPPPPPHIAGLHPALGVPPGSPPMVMTPRGPVPLPLFMEHQMMQQIRPPFLRPPGPNSPHSNPMIPGIGPPPPRTLGPPSSPMHRPLLSPHIHPSSTSTLPVNPPGMMPHHPGGHMPALPFPPVNMMPAGPIPVPPFMNIGIPSLAPLVPPPTLLVPYPVIVPLPVPIPIPVPIPFSPQASGDRPGNDGTLPNAVSGRCDSKAPPPFSQSTYRGEGRDFQQAPPTSDTLSPGFSKQTEQGKLIVKMENSGNGNSGHSHKDTPADGVIDLTTSRRSRQQLVIQRAVTCVQVKAEPGLSPPPAVLGETEVDGSASTSTGIIEDNHRESNAESPLASVALPCADPSYCSGTPPLSQPISCSTSTVPTNTFTAKTEPGSATPCNVIVNGSCNVPPAESLIRTPPLEQRPLVDPCRRTAAVCDEPAGADLEGEDLKENSCLATERDSAGKKISNDQSAITAITGEDKPQNPEDDPSGEDHAYALPLMPKPGCVIQPVPKPADKTAAILPCGLTAPLTGTVPMEIEPPLKRRCLRIRNQNK
- the sobpa gene encoding sine oculis-binding protein homolog A isoform X3 translates to MAEMEKEGRPPENKRSRKPAHPVKREINAEMKSFAENTMNELLGWYGYDKVELRDSDDIEIRNYPDGEMRQHISVLKENSLPKSSTVENSSGSPPHANSSGSTPTSRNGVAAEASVNPSSSKEHGGLPIIVPLIPPPLIKAPAEEDTSNVQIMCAWCQKVGVKRYSLSMGSELKSFCSEKCFAACRRAYFKRNKLGYVRNCSAREEEGVPHHSLSKDTPRLVLKTNSDVLVCDWCKHIRHTKEYLDFGAGERRLQFCSAKCLNQYKMDIFYKETQAALPGGLCNPPLSTSDTKSESTAGVQLLTPESWSAPINELRNRKAPSPGGATTVAGPSGSNSVSPSETGNVCSSSSSSSSSSSSTKIPTPRPHESPALPPPPPPHIAGLHPALGVPPGSPPMVMTPRGPVPLPLFMEHQMMQQIRPPFLRPPGPNSPHSNPMIPGIGPPPPRTLGPPSSPMHRPLLSPHIHPSSTSTLPVNPPGMMPHHPGGHMPALPFPPVNMMPAGPIPVPPFMNIGIPSLAPLVPPPTLLVPYPVIVPLPVPIPIPVPIPFSPQASGDRPGNDGTLPNAVSGRCDSKAPPPFSQSTYRGEGRDFQQAPPTSDTLSPGFSKQTEQGKLIVKMENSGNGNSGHSHKDTPADGVIDLTTSRRSRQQLVIQRAVTCVQVKAEPGLSPPPAVLGETEVDGSASTSTGIIEDNHRESNAESPLASVALPCADPSYCSGTPPLSQPISCSTSTVPTNTFTAKTEPGSATPCNVIVNGSCNVPPAESLIRTPPLEQRPLVDPCRRTAAVCDEPAGADLEGEDLKENSCLATERDSAGKKISNDQSAITAITGEDKPQNPEDDPSGEDHAYALPLMPKPGCVIQPVPKPADKTAAILPCGLTAPLTGTVPMEIEPPLKRRCLRIRNQNK